The segment GGCAAGGTAGCGGAGATTTTGCAGATCACGCACCTGCTCGAGCGCAAACCCAAGGCCCTGTCGGGCGGCGAGCGCCAGCGCGTGGCCATCGGCCGCTCCATCGTGCGCCAGCCCAAGGTGTTTTTGTTCGACGAGCCGCTGTCCAACCTCGACGCGTCCTTGCGCGTGCAGACGCGCATCGAGCTGGCCAAGCTGCACCAGGAACTAGGCACGACGATGATCTACGTGACGCACGACCAGGTCGAAGCCATGACCCTCGGTGACCGGGTCGCCGTCTTCCACGGCGGCCACCTGGAGCAGGTGGGGGCGCCGCTGGACCTGTACCGCCATCCGGCCAGCCAGTTCGTGGCCGGCTTCATCGGTGCGCTGCGCATGAACTTCTTGCCGTGCGCCGCCGTCCCCGCGCTGGCCAGCCAGCTTGGCGGCGAGGCCGGCATGCTGGTCGGCATACGCCCCGAGCACCTGCGCCTGGTGCCGCGTCACGAAGGCTACGGCGCCACGGTCACCCTGATCGAGCAGCTGGGCGACGCGCAGATCATCCACGCCACGCTCGATGCCAACCCGCACGCGGTGGCCATCAAGCTGCACGGCGAGGCGCGCCACAGTCTGGCGCAGGGCAGCGCCATCGGCTTCGCGCCGGAAGAGGGCCATGCCTTTCTATTCGACACGGCCGGGCGCGCCGTGGCTACCCATTGACCCCGCACGGAGGCGACATGACTTCAGATTGACACCCAAAAAATGTGCAGCAATAGCCAAAGAGCTATGTGATCATCAATCAACCAGCGGTACAGGAGACAACAACAATGCAACAGCTCAAACGCAATACCATCGCCCTCAGCCTGGCGCATGCGACCTTCGCCCAGTTCATCTTGCTGGGCAGCGGCGCCGCCATGGCCCAGGAGGCTGCAGCCACGGACGCGGCAAAGCCGGCCGCCGAGCAGATGGACCGCATCGTCGTCACGGCCACGCGCCGCAATACCTTCGTGCAGGAGACGCCGCTGGCCGTCACCGCCTTCAACCAGGACACCCTGCAAAACAACCAGGTTAAGGATCTGGCCTCGCTGGCGACCATGGTGCCCAGCCTCGTCGTCGAGCAGCATGGCGACTCGGGCGGCGTGCACGTCTACATGCGCGGCGTCGGTTCGGCCAACCACACGGAGCTGGGCGACCCGGCCGTCGCCTTCTACGTCGATGGCGTGTATTCGCCGCGTCCGCAGGGCGCCACGGCGCTGATGTATGACCTGTCGCACGTCGAGGTGGCGCGCGGACCGCAGGGCACCCTGAACGGCCGCAATTCGACGGCCGGCGCCGTCAACCTCGTCTCCGCCGCGCCGAGCACGGCCAAGTTCATGGGCTCGGCCGGCATCACGGTGGGCGACTACCGCCATCTGCAGACGCAGGGCATGATCAATATCCCGTTTTCCGACGACGTGGCGCTGCGCATCGCCGCCATCAAGGATAGCCACGACGGCACGGTGGATTTCCGCCGCGGCTCGAACGTCATGCCGGGTACTGCCAAGTATGGCGCCGGCGACCAGATGGGCGTGCGCGCCTCGCTGCTGTGGAAGTTCACGCCGCAGCTGCGCGGTACCTTCATCGCCGACTACTTCCTCGACCAGGGCGCCGGCAACGTCTACCTGGCGGCCGAACCGAAACCCGGTGAAAAACTGCGCTCGGCCCTGATCGATACGCCA is part of the Janthinobacterium sp. 67 genome and harbors:
- a CDS encoding ABC transporter ATP-binding protein, whose translation is MAAISLRGIRKTYGDGPEIVKGLDLDIHDGEFMVFVGPSGCGKSTLLRMIAGLEDISAGQLRIGDLLANDVAPAERGIAMVFQSYALYPHMTARDNMGFALKLAGKPEAEVRAAVGKVAEILQITHLLERKPKALSGGERQRVAIGRSIVRQPKVFLFDEPLSNLDASLRVQTRIELAKLHQELGTTMIYVTHDQVEAMTLGDRVAVFHGGHLEQVGAPLDLYRHPASQFVAGFIGALRMNFLPCAAVPALASQLGGEAGMLVGIRPEHLRLVPRHEGYGATVTLIEQLGDAQIIHATLDANPHAVAIKLHGEARHSLAQGSAIGFAPEEGHAFLFDTAGRAVATH